Proteins encoded by one window of Misgurnus anguillicaudatus chromosome 4, ASM2758022v2, whole genome shotgun sequence:
- the ep300a gene encoding histone acetyltransferase p300 isoform X5: MAENVLDSGPPLAKRPKLSSPALSASASDGNDFGSLFDLEHDLPDELINSSELSLANGGDLSQLHTSLSSGVGAIGGVSSSGQDAAAKHKQLSDLLRHGSTPGAQQQGQMGSPSAATMGLFGNMKASPGAQGMGTHGQQHLSPQQASLMQQQQQQQMAGMMGNMNRNMLGPQKGNGQQQAGGPSPQQQNMLAGQMLNGSPRMGHHNPGMGSNSNLLAEALQQQQTTSGQGGLRAQQPGAMNKMGMNVSPGPYGGPYGQSASQGLGVAGLAPQLQNKPGLPNSPAQFNLDKKPQPMQGIPGMQTSQPSPTGPPGGAGVAGMMPNPQGTLGPGSAASSVTAAAVGGVPPAADPEKRKLIQQQLVLLLHAHKCQRREQANGEVRQCNLPHCRTMKNVLNHMTHCQAGKSCQVAHCASSRQIISHWKNCTRHDCPVCLPLKNAGDKRNQQTLLASAGVGLSTALGNVTGGPPSAPSLNTPGQIDPSSIERAYAALGLTYQGNQASPSPGQQTSRTLNTMGPNPIGVNGAVGGQSQSQHSSLLQDAMLHLSSQSMMNDSTLGSMPVANPAAGAGMRKNWHEDITQDLRNHLVHKLVQAIFPTPDPAALKDRRMDNLVAYARKVEGDMYESANSRAEYYHLLAEKIYKIQKELEEKRRTRLQKQGVMPTQSGMPPTGLQQGPAGMGQAGMPTGLPPNGSLSDPSIVRPPGPNQMMNRMPNATGMNPFNHMGMQSMSQRSTPPLPLSTPLNQVSTGRMPQPNAAQMQSQYMPSGQFPGSSPHGPGSVEMAHPGNDGGITQQGQMGSLSSLPVGSPLAQPGSAGGAGSGPSVGSMGPNNIGGLHPPSTPSQSMNLPHCQPYYQNSPSPGPSRTPTPRLMSPSGRLGSQTPQPHTPSLPQPATTGSQQQLPSSPSSDNVMQQALGGASPTVSHCGHPASNASQHPRTPMSQKGSLALDGKAATPASVSSTDASFQQGPSDPTTSLEPKLKEEEDDEEAMLGGRTGKQEDIKTEEKPVIKKEEPLSEDCKGMPMESSSAPTGEDKKPEVKIEPKVEEDGSGPTLTHSSPSGVTKKKNDALLRENKQPHHSISPKCVFKPEELRQALMPTLESLYRQDPESLPFRQPVDPSLLGIPDYFDIVKNPMDLSTIKRKLDTGQYQEPWQYVDDIWLMFNNAWLYNRKTSRVYKYCSKLAEVFEQEIDPVMQSLGYCCGKKLEFSPQTLCCYGKQLCTIPRDAAYFSYQNRYHFCEKCFNEIQGESVSLGDDPSQPQTSINKDQFEKKKNDMLDPELFVECIDCGRKMHQICVLHNDTIWPSGFVCDCCLKKSNKTRKENKYAAKRLPQTKLGNYLEGRVNDFLKRHNHPEAGDVTIRVVHVSDKVVEVKPGMKSRFVDSGEMAESFPYRTKVLFAFEEVDGVDVCFFGMHVQEYGSDCPPPNQRRVYISYLDSVHFFQPRCLRTGVYHEILIGYLEYAKKQGFTTGHIWACPPSEGDDYIFHCHPADQKIPKPKRLQEWYKKMLDKAVTDRIVHDYKDIFKQATEDRLTSAKELPYFEGDFWPNVLEESIKELEQEEEERKREENSTSNESVDTTKGDSKNAKKKNNKKTSKNKSSLSRANKKKPGMPNVSNDLSQKLYATMEKHKEVFFVIRLIAGPSCNALPPIVDPDPLMACDLMDGRDAFLTLARDKHLEFSSMRRSKWSTMCMLVELHNQSQDRFVYTCNECKHHVETRFHCTVCEDYDLCINCYHAKGHEHKMEKLGLGLDDESNSQAASSTQNPGDSRRLSIQRCIQSLVHACQCRNANCSLPSCQKMKRVVQHTKGCKRKTNGGCPICKQLIALCCYHAKHCQENKCPVPFCLNIKQKLRQQQLQHRLQQAQMVRRRMASMQRTGQQLPGGNGGLPSPGNNSTTAPSTPTPSTQPPTPQTPTPQCQPPLPQPGVGGVSSQQQQQLAGMPHQYQQMSGGGGMMNSPQQPLVPQQQQPTSVQQLQHASNLPPYAQRPPGSSPLSQSMGKPGTGPSGFPQQQQSNPGQPVMSQHQPSGPPPAAVEIAMRIQQMAESQRQMAQQKILQRNQGQGMMPQQSMHQGPQTQGQMGMNLPGAGMVGPQGMPAQAAVARSHIEQQQQGMITAGMPQQTGPQNQVPQVQLQQAQHGGLQAQQQQWSGPGMPAQQRPPGMMNQMGLQGMIAPQQQQQAVGQQQQGHSGVMGMMGQGQGGATPAATGNQSQATLQDLLNTLRSPSSPHQQQQVLNILRSNPQLMATFIRQRAPRYLSRGGPGAGPGAATGGPGGGPGVMDGQQMNVNPGTAQAGMHMAQGTGMPMNQLQQQQLQQQQQQLQQQQQLQQQQQLQQQQQLQQQQQQQLQQQQQLQQQQQLQQQQQLQQQQQLQQQQQLQQQQRPMMGGNLQQQQQIAALQHQQGVMSNQGSNMSNMPPQIREMMRRHLQQQHQQQQQQQQQQQQQQHQQQQQQQQQQHMGTQAQFQHPQPPQQLGYLGQSGMPLQQPGGLQQQQGGTQPGTQQNYSGSMSHQQVAAALQQRLQQHQKQNQQNAMAGMQGADGGPGGGGPLQQQHMQAAQVSSQPSAMLQQALQQRLLQQQQSHRGGGSPAQHNNPMSPQQPQQQMSQSPHLQGQQLPNSLSSQVRSPQPSPRPQSQPPNSSPSPRMQPQPSPHHISPQTQTGSPHPGHLPQHHTGMVAPPQQQQPSQQQQQVNTIDQGTFGADQSAMLSQLGGMGTLHGQGTNDMLANNQEMGTNISH, translated from the exons ATGGCCGAGAACGTTCTGGACTCTGGCCCGCCTTTAGCCAAGAGGCCTAAGCTATCCTCCCCGGCGCTCTCAGCTTCAGCCAGCGATGGAAACg ACTTCGGCTCACTTTTTGACCTGGAGCATGACCTCCCTGATGAGCTGATTAATTCCTCAGAGTTGAGTTTGGCAAATGGAGGGGACCTCAGTCAGCTGCACACCAGCTTGAGTTCTGGGGTCGGGGCCATCGGAGGAGTCTCGTCCAGTGGCCAGGATGCAGCAGCTAAGCACAAGCAGCTCTCAGACCTGCTCCGGCATGGATCCACACCGGGAGCGCAGCAGCAGGGGCAAATGGGCAGCCCTTCGGCAGCCACAATGGGTCTTTTTGGAAATATGAAGGCTTCTCCAGGTGCCCAGGGCATGGGCACACACGGTCAGCAACATCTTTCCCCTCAACAAGCCAGCCTaatgcagcagcaacagcagcagcagATGGCTGGGATGATGGGTAACATGAACAGGAATATGCTCGGACCTCAGAAAGGCAATGGACAGCAGCAGGCAGGAGGGCCCTCTCCCCAGCAGCAAAACATGCTGGCGGGGCAGATGTTGAACGGGTCGCCCAGAATGGGACATCATAACCCAGGCATGGGCAGCAACAGTAATCTATTAGCAGAGGCTCTTCAACAACAGCAGACCACAAGCGGCCAGGGTGGACTGAGGGCTCAGCAGCCTGGAGCAATGAACAAG ATGGGTATGAATGTAAGTCCAGGCCCCTATGGAGGCCCATATGGTCAGTCTGCCAGTCAGGGTCTTGGTGTTGCAGGGCTGGCCCCTCAGCTCCAGAACAAACCAGGTCTGCCTAACAGTCCGGCCCAGTTTAACCTTGATAAGAAACCTCAGCCTATGCAAGGCATACCTGGCATG CAGACATCTCAGCCTTCGCCGACTGGTCCTCCCGGGGGTGCAGGAGTGGCCGGCATGATGCCCAACCCCCAAGGAACTCTCGGGCCCGGTTCGGCAGCCTCGTCGGTGACCGCAGCAGCAGTGGGCGGTGTGCCTCCAGCGGCCGACCCCGAAAAGCGCAAACTCATACAGCAGCAGCTGGTGCTTCTGCTTCATGCCCACAAGTGCCAGCGCCGGGAGCAAGCCAACGGGGAAGTACGACAGTGCAACCTGCCCCATTGTCGCACCATGAAGAACGTCCTTAACCACATGACGCACTGCCAGGCTGGCAAGTCTTGCCAAG TGGCGCACTGTGCCTCATCCAGACAGATAATCTCTCACTGGAAGAACTGCACGCGGCATGACTGCCCCGTATGTCTGCCTTTGAAAAATGCAGGAGACAAGAGAAACCAG CAGACTCTCTTGGCATCTGCAGGTGTGGGATTAAGTACTGCTTTGGGTAACGTGACCGGTGGCCCACCCAGTGCCCCCAGTCTCAACACTCCTGGGCAGATTGACCCCAGCTCCATTGAGAGAGCTTATGCAGCTTTGGGCCTAACATACCAAGGAAACCAGGCATCGCCCTCGCCAGGTCAACAGACATCACGGACACTGAACACCATGG GACCGAATCCCATAGGAGTAAATGGGGCAGTGGGTGGTCAGTCTCAGAGTCAGCATTCGAGCCTCCTGCAGGATGCAATGCTACATTTGAGCTCTCAGAG TATGATGAATGACAGCACTTTGGGGTCTATGCCTGTGGCTAACCCAGCTGCCGGTGCTGGCATGAGGAAGAACTGGCACGAGGACATCACCCAAGATCTTCGCAACCACCTTGTGCACAAACT TGTCCAGGCCATTTTTCCCACTCCAGACCCAGCTGCACTAAAGGACAGACGTATGGATAATCTAGTGGCCTATGCACGTAAAGTGGAGGGAGATATGTATGAGTCTGCTAACAGCAGG GCGGAGTATTACCACCTGCTGGCGGAGAAGATCTATAAAATCCAGAAGGAACTAGAAGAAAAGCGAAGGACGCGGTTACAAAAGCAGGGCGTGATGCCCACTCAGTCTGGAATGCCTCCCACTGGCCTGCAGCAAGGCCCTGCTGGAATGGGTCAGGCAGGgatgcccacaggactgccacctA ATGGTTCTCTCTCAGATCCTTCTATTGTGCGGCCCCCAGGACCAAACCAGATGATGAACAGGATGCCGAATGCCACtg GGATGAATCCATTCAACCATATGGGAATGCAGTCCATGAGTCAGAGATCTACACCACCTCTTCCTCTCAGCACACCTCTTAACCAG GTGAGCACTGGGAGGATGCCACAGCCAAATGCTGCACAAATGCAAAGTCAGTACATGCCATCTGGACAGTTTCCGGGTTCCAGTCCTCACGGTCCTGGATCTGTTGAGATGGCACATCCAGGAAATGATGGTGGCATCACTCAA CAGGGGCAAATGGGTTCCTTGTCATCTCTGCCAGTTGGCAGTCCTTTAGCCCAGCCTGGGTCTGCCGGAGGGGCCGGCAGCGGGCCCTCGGTGGGCTCTATGGGTCCTAACAACATAGGTGGGCTCCATCCTCCATCCACACCGTCGCAGTCCATGAACCTTCCACACTGCCAACCATATTATCAGAATTCTCCCTCCCCGGGACCTAGCCGCACACCTACACCGCGCCTCATGTCTCCTTCAGGCCGGCTGGGCTCCCAGACACCCCAGCCTCATACCCCTAGCCTACCCCAGCCAGCCACGACTGGCAGTCAACAGCAGTTACCCTCGTCCCCCAGTTCTGACAATGTCATGCAGCAGGCATTAGGAGGAGCTTCACCGACTGTATCTCATTGTGGTCACCCTGCTTCAAATGCTAGCCAGCATCCACGCACTCCA ATGTCTCAAAAGGGTTCCTTAGCATTGGATGGCAAGGCTGCGACCCCTGCCTCTGTAAGCAGTACAGATGCCTCGTTTCAACAGGGCCCCTCTGACCCCACAACCAGCCTGGAGCCCAAACTAAAAGAGGAGGAGGACGATGAAGAAGCCATGCTGGGAGGAAGAACAGGAAAGCAGGAAGACATTAAAACCGAGGAAAAGCCTGTG ATAAAGAAAGAAGAGCCATTGAGTGAAGATTGTAAAGGTATGCCAATGGAGTCGTCATCTGCTCCAACTGGTGAGGATAAAAAGCCTGAGGTGAAGATTGAGCCTAAGGTTGAAGAGGACGGTTCAGGGCCTACACTTACCCACAGCTCACCTTCTGGAGTCACCAAAAAGAAAA ATGATGCGCTTTTGAGAGAAAATAAGCAGCCCCATCACTCTATTTCACCTAAATGTG TTTTCAAACCAGAGGAGCTGAGGCAGGCCCTGATGCCCACACTTGAGTCTCTTTACCGCCAGGACCCAGAGTCTCTACCCTTCCGCCAACCTGTGGATCCTTCATTGCTGGGAATTCCA GACTATTTTGACATAGTCAAGAATCCCATGGACTTGTCTACCATCAAACGGAAGCTCGACACTGGCCAGTATCAGGAGCCGTGGCAGTATGTGGATGACATCTGGCTCATGTTCAACAACGCTTGGCTCTACAACCGCAAGACGTCACGGGTCTATAAGTACTGCTCCAAGCTGGCTGAAGTTTTTGAGCAGGAGATCGACCCAGTCATGCAAAGCCTCGGCTACTGTTGTGGGAAAAAG CTTGAGTTTTCTCCTCAAACTCTGTGCTGCTATGGGAAGCAGCTGTGCACTATACCACGAGACGCTGCTTACTTTAGTTATCAGAACAG GTACCACTTCTGCGAGAAGTGTTTCAATGAGATCCAGGGTGAGAGCGTGTCCTTGGGAGATGACCCCTCTCAACCTCAGAC ATCAATCAACAAGGATCAATTTGAGAAGAAGAAAAATGACATGCTTGACCCCGAGCt ATTTGTGGAATGTATTGATTGCGGTCGTAAGATGCATCAAATCTGTGTTTTGCACAATGACACTATCTGGCCATCAGG CTTTGTGTGTGACTGCTGTCTGAAGAAGTCTAACAAAACCagaaaagagaacaaatatGCTGCTAAAA GGCTTCCGCAGACCAAACTAGGCAACTACCTGGAAGGACGAGTTAATGATTTTCTGAAGCGCCACAATCACCCAGAGGCTGGTGATGTCACTATTCGTGTTGTTCATGTCTCAGACAAAGTGGTGGAAGTCAAACCAGGCATGAAGTCCAG GTTTGTGGATAGTGGAGAGATGGCAGAGTCTTTCCCATACAGAACTAAAGTTTTATTTGCGTTTGAGGAGGTTGACGGTGTTGATGTCTGTTTTTTTGGGATGCACGTACAAGAGTATGGCTCAGACTGTCCACCCCCTAATCAGAG ACGGGTTTACATATCCTACCTGGACAGTGTCCACTTCTTTCAGCCACGCTGTCTGAGAACAGGAGTGTACCATGAGATTCTTATAGGGTACCTGGAGTATGCCAAAAAACAGGG GTTTACCACGGGACACATCTGGGCCTGCCCTCCTAGTGAAGGAGATGATTACATTTTCCACTGTCATCCTGCAGACCAAAAAATACCCAAACCTAAGCGTCTGCAGGAGTGGTACAAGAAGATGCTGGATAAAGCTGTAACAGATCGTATTGTGCATGACTATAAG GACATCTTCAAACAGGCAACAGAGGATCGTCTCACCAGCGCCAAAGAACTGCCTTATTTTGAGGGTGATTTCTGGCCTAATGTGCTTGAGGAGAGTATCAAAGAATTGGAGCAGGAAGAGGAAGAAAGGAAGAGAGAGGAAAACAGCACGTCCAATGAGAGTGTTGAT ACAACGAAAGGTGATAGCAAAAACGCCAAGAAAAAGAACAATAAGAAGACAAGCAAGAACAAGAGCAGTTTAAGCCGAGCCAACAAAAAGAAGCCAGGGATGCCAAATGTGTCCAATGACCTTTCACAGAAACTGTATGCCACTATGGAAAAGCACAAAGAG GTGTTCTTTGTGATTCGGCTTATCGCTGGGCCCAGTTGCAATGCTCTTCCACCCATTGTTGATCCGGATCCTTTGATGGCTTGTGATTTGATGGATGGTCGTGATGCCTTCTTAACACTCGCACGGGACAAACACTTGGAGTTTTCTTCAATGCGACGTTCCAAATGGAGCACTATGTGCATGCTGGTGGAACTGCACAACCAAAGCCAGGATCGCTTTGTCTATACCTGCAATGAGTGCAAGCACCATGTCGAGACTCGCTTTCATTGCACTGTGTGTGAG GACTATGATCTCTGCATCAATTGCTACCATGCAAAAGGTCATGAGCACAAGATGGAGAAACTGGGTCTGGGGTTGGATGATGAAAGCAACAGCCAGGCTGCTTCCTCAACACAAAATCCTGGAGACTCACGTCGTCTTAGTATCCAGCGGTGCATCCAGTCCCTGGTGCATGCTTGCCAATGCCGCAATGCAAACTGCTCACTTCCATCATGCCAGAAAATGAAACGTGTGGTTCAGCATACCAAGGGCTGCAAGCGCAAAACCAATGGTGGTTGTCCTATCTGCAAGCAGCTCATTGCACTCTGTTGTTACCATGCAAAGCACTGCCAAGAGAACAAGTGCCCCGTGCCATTCTGCCTCAACATCAAGCAGAAACTGCGGCAACAGCAGCTACAGCACAGGTTACAGCAGGCCCAGATGGTGCGTAGAAGAATGGCCAGCATGCAGAGGACAGGTCAGCAACTTCCAGGAGGTAATGGTGGGTTGCCGTCTCCTGGGAACAATAGTACTACTGCTCCTAGCACTCCAACACCGAGCACTCAGCCTCCTACCCCACAGACGCCGACTCCGCAGTGCCAGCCTCCTCTGCCCCAGCCTGGGGTTGGAGGTGTTTCCTCACAGCAGCAACAGCAACTGGCAGGAATGCCCCATCAGTACCAACAAATGTCTGGAGGTGGTGGGATGATGAACTCCCCACAGCAGCCATTAGTACCACAGCAGCAACAGCCAACATCAGTTCAGCAGCTTCAGCATGCCAGCAACCTTCCTCCATATGCGCAGAGACCACCAGGCTCCTCTCCTCTTTCTCAGTCAATGGGAAAGCCGGGTACGGGGCCAAGTGGTTTCCCTCAACAACAACAGTCAAACCCAGGACAGCCTGTGATGTCACAACATCAGCCGTCTGGTCCCCCACCTGCTGCAGTTGAAATTGCCATGAGGATTCAGCAAATGGCTGAGAGCCAAAGGCAAATGGCTCAGCAAAAGATTCTGCAAAGAAACCAGGGACAGGGAATGATGCCTCaacaaagcatgcatcaggGTCCTCAAACTCAAGGTCAGATGGGCATGAACCTTCCAGGAGCTGGAATGGTTGGGCCTCAGGGAATGCCAGCGCAAGCAGCAGTGGCTCGCAGTCACATTGAACAGCAGCAGCAGGGAATGATTACAGCGGGCATGCCGCAGCAGACAGGACCTCAAAATCAGGTCCCTCAAGTGCAGCTGCAGCAGGCCCAGCATGGAGGACTTCAGGCGCAGCAGCAGCAGTGGTCAGGTCCTGGCATGCCTGCGCAGCAGAGACCTCCTGGTATGATGAACCAAATGGGTCTGCAAGGCATGATTGCACCCCAGCAACAGCAGCAAGCGGTTGGTCAGCAGCAGCAAGGCCATTCTGGTGTAATGGGTATGATGGGCCAAGGTCAAGGAGGGGCCACACCTGCTGCAACTGGAAACCAGTCTCAGGCTACCTTACAGGACCTCCTAAATACCTTAAGGTCACCTAGTTCACCCCATCAACAACAACAAGTCCTGAATATATTACGTTCAAATCCTCAGCTAATGGCAACCTTCATAAGGCAACGGGCTCCCAGGTACCTTAGTCGAGGTGGGCCTGGTGCAGGTCCTGGTGCGGCAACAGGAGGACCGGGTGGAGGTCCAGGGGTCATGGACGGCCAACAAATGAATGTAAATCCTGGGACAGCTCAAGCGGGTATGCATATGGCCCAGGGAACTGGCATGCCAATGAATCAGTTGCAGCAGCAGCAACTTCAGCAACAGCAGCAGCAACTTCAGCAGCAGCAGCAACTTCAGCAGCAGCAGCAACTTCAGCAGCAGCAGCAACTtcaacaacaacagcagcagcaaCTTCAACAGCAGCAGCAACTTCAACAGCAGCAGCAACTTCAACAGCAGCAGCAACTTCAACAGCAGCAGCAACTTCAACAGCAGCAGCAACTTCAACAGCAGCAGCGGCCAATGATGGGTGGCAATTTGCAGCAACAACAGCAGATTGCAGCTTTACAGCATCAACAAGGTGTTATGTCCAATCAGGGCAGCAACATGTCTAACATGCCCCCCCAGATCAGAGAGATGATGCGGAGGCATTTGCAACAGCAGCatcaacagcagcagcagcagcagcagcaacaacaacaacagcagcatcaacaacaacaacagcagcaacaacaacaacatatgGGAACTCAAGCTCAGTTTCAGCATCCTCAGCCACCCCAGCAACTAGGTTATCTTGGCCAGTCTGGAATGCCTCTACAACAGCCTGGTGGTCTTCAGCAGCAACAAGGAGGCACCCAACCTGGAACGCAGCAGAACTATTCTGGGTCTATGTCCCATCAGCAGGTCGCAGCAGCTCTTCAACAGAGATTGCAGCAGCATCAGAAACAAAATCAGCAGAATGCTATGGCAGGAATGCAGGGTGCTGATGGAGGTCCTGGAGGTGGTGGTCCTCTCCAGCAGCAGCACATGCAGGCAGCTCAAGTTAGTTCGCAACCCTCAGCCATGCTTCAGCAAGCTTTGCAGCAAAGGCTTCTCCAACAACAACAGTCACACCGAGGAGGAGGATCTCCTGCTCAGCACAACAATCCCATGAGCCCTCAGCAGCCACAGCAACAGATGTCCCAGTCGCCCCATTTGCAAGGCCAGCAATTGCCCAATTCCTTAAGCAGCCAAGTCCGCTCACCCCAGCCATCACCTCGGCCCCAGTCCCAGCCACCAAATTCAAGTCCATCTCCTCGAATGCAGCCCCAACCATCACCCCATCACATCTCTCCCCAGACCCAGACGGGGTCGCCTCACCCGGGTCATCTTCCTCAGCACCACACTGGCATGGTTGCACCACCACAACAGCAGCAGCCATCACAGCAGCAGCAACAGGTTAATACTATAGACCAAGGAACTTTTGGAGCAGACCAGAGTGCCATGCTTTCACAGCTTGGTGGAATGGGAACTTTGCACGGTCAGGGGACAAATGACATGCTGGCTAATAACCAAGAAATGGGGACAAACATAAGTCATTAA